The Numida meleagris isolate 19003 breed g44 Domestic line chromosome 20, NumMel1.0, whole genome shotgun sequence genome has a window encoding:
- the C20H1orf158 gene encoding uncharacterized protein C1orf158 homolog: MIESPWGQQTEMVPKQSSSSHSPFPSILAGEMEPSAALLLVPSPTTGETVTGVTQQRGKVALVRQRNTIAPEKDGEDWWKVQPKYSAKVLLGNWLEERKRFIKPCGKLGRSIYSTDFTRFPDHKPEQRLRAIMMKKYEGLPAQLFFTHHEEPRSRHLVSEYEDHYNRHRYDPSLPPLCRWNGRKLAWVPQKPDFPILEPPTNYGLLEHLKRKWHRKEAGGMSSVYTISYERPPTLAFASCQFRRAAKPHGPSSRRGHLPRASRILDYEGGQKYLQALGQLARDSKARAASM; this comes from the exons ATGATCGAGTCTCCGTGGggacagcaaacagaaatggttccaaagcaaagcagttccTCACATAGCCCATTTCCCAGCATACTGGCTGGAGAAATGGagccctctgctgccctgctttTAGTACCCAGCCCCACAACTGGAGAGACAGTGACTGGAGTCACTCAGCAAAGAGGGAAGGTAGCGCTGGTGAGACAAAGAAATACGATTGCGCCAGAAAAAGATGGAGAGGATTGGTGGAAAGTTCAACCAAAATATTCAGCTAAAGTTCTCCTTGGGAACTggctggaagagagaaaaagg TTTATAAAACCCTGTGGGAAACTTGGCCGCAGCATATACAGCACAGACTTCACTCGCTTCCCAGATCACAAACCAGAGCAAAGACTACGAGCAATCATGATGAAGAAGTACGAG GgcctgccagcacagctcttctTCACGCATCACGAGGAGCCAAGGAGCCGGCATTTAGTATCAGAGTATGAGGATCACTACAACAGACACCGTTACGATCCCTCGCTGCCTCCCCTCTGCAGATGGAACGGACGCAAGCTTGCATGGGTTCCTCAGAAACCAGACTTCCCCATCCTCG AACCACCCACCAACTACGGACTTCTTGAGCACCTGAAGAGAAAATGGCACAGGAAGGAAGCTGGAGGGATGAGCAGCGTCTACACCATCTCCTACGAAAGGCCACCGACGCTGGCTTTTGCTTCGTGCCAGTTTAGACGAGCAGCTAAACCTCACGGCCCGTCCTCCAGGAGGGGACACCTCCCCCGTGCCAGCAGAATCCTGGACTATGAAGGGGGTCAGAAATACCTGCAAGCCCTCGGCCAACTGGCGAGAGACAGCAAAGCAAGAGCTGCCTCCATGTAA
- the LOC110408687 gene encoding arylacetamide deacetylase-like 4: MEFFYILPVILLVIFTASFLLAIIRTVQVDFPNVNIPPGVDHPGKLRVVHAHMVITSAVGKMLEKMGVCTELAFTRYMRSGKKRGPEPRLRLRDTRFGGVPVRLYRPYVPSAAPRPAVIFFHGGGWIYCSIDSHDNICRYIARESGSVVVSVGYRLAPEHKYPAAYEDCLNATVHFMRNAEHYGVDPARISVCGDSAGGNLAAAVSQTLAGRADLPRLRAQILIYPGLQALDFNLPSYQQNRGVPLLLRERAAFFALQYLHGDATHKQDVLKGSYVPPEMRQKYEKWVSPDNIPERFKARGYSPQKTHDIAAEICKKFERICEPSLCPLLAEDTVIQQLPESFILTCEYDVLRDDGLLYKKRLEDNGVGVTWCHLEDGFHAIISLHDYGGLSFPSGKRGLDSVVQFIKGL, translated from the exons atggaatttttttatATACTGCCAGTGATACTGCTGGTGATTTTTACTGCTTCGTTCTTACTAGCAATTATAAGAACGGTTCAAGTGGACTTTCCCAATGTCAACATCCCTCCTGGCGTGGATCATCCTGGAAAGCTTCGTGTTGTCCATGCGCATATGGTTATCACATCTGCTGTG GGCAAGATGTTGGAGAAGATGGGAGTGTGCACAGAGCTCGCCTTCACCCGCTACATGCGCTCAGGGAAGAAGCGGGGCCCGGAGCCGCGGCTGCGGCTGCGGGATACGCGCTTTGGTGGAGTGCCGGTGAGGCTCTACCGGCCCTACGTGCCATCTGCCGCCCCGAGGCCTGCCGTCATCTTCTTCCACGGCGGTGGCTGGATTTACTGCAGCATTG ATTCCCATGACAACATCTGCCGTTACATCGCCAGAGAGAGCGGCTCCGTAGTTGTGTCTGTTGG GTATCGCTTGGCTCCTGAACACAAATACCCTGCTGCGTATGAAGACTGCCTCAACGCTACCGTACACTTTATGAGGAACGCAGAGCACTATGGGGTGGATCCTGCCCGTATCAGTGTCTGTGGGGACAGTGCTGGGGGCAATCTAGCTGCTGCCGTTAGCCAGACCCTGGCAGGTAGAGCAGACCTCCCCAGGCTGCGTGCTCAGATCCTGATCTACCCAGGCCTTCAGGCTCTGGACTTCAATTTGCCGTCCTACCAGCAAAACCGGGGAGTTCCTCTCTTACTCCGAGAACGcgctgctttctttgctttgcagtaCTTACACGGGGATGCAACGCACAAGCAAGACGTCCTGAAGGGCTCTTACGTTCCTCCAGAAATGAGACAGAAGTACGAGAAATGGGTGAGTCCAGATAACATCCCCGAAAGATTTAAGGCAAGAGGATACAGCCCACAAAAAACTCATGACATCGCGGCTGAAATCTGTAagaaatttgaaagaatttgTGAGCCCAGCCTGTGCCCCCTGCTAGCCGAAGACACTGTTATTCAGCAGCTGCCTGAGTCTTTCATTCTAACATGTGAGTACGATGTGCTAAGGGACGACGGCTTGCTGTACAAGAAGAGACTGGAGGACAATGGAGTTGGAGTGACCTGGTGCCACCTGGAGGACGGATTCCATGCCATCATAAGCCTGCATGATTATGGTGGGTTGTCGTTTCCATCCGGGAAAAGGGGATTGGACAGCGTTGTTCAATTCATAAAAGGCCTTTAG
- the LOC110408686 gene encoding arylacetamide deacetylase-like 4 gives MAAIYTILVLFLAVFVAGLILLVMAAINFDFSNSEIPPGVNEPVKLRIIHVILISTAVVGKILEKFGICSQISFVRYMHGIKALGEDQKLFIEDLWFEKVAVRIYQPKAPSASPRRGVMFFHGGGWVFGSLETHEGLCRSLARGSESVVMSVGYRLAPEHKYPAAYEDCLNATVHFMRNAEHYGVDPARISVCGDSAGGNLAAAVSQTLAGRADLPRLRAQILIYPILQALDFNLPSYKQNQGVPLLFRERAAFYVLQYLNGNASNVEEVLEGSHIPIDIKLNYRKWVSEDYIPEKFKLRGYKPHVLLDCSTEVYETVKRFCEPNLCPLLAEDAVVHQLPESFILTCEYDVLRDDGLLYKKRLEDNGVGVTWCHLEDGFHGIINSFNSEWLSFSSGKRGLDNIVNFLKSV, from the exons ATGGCAGCTATTTACACAATCCTTGTGTTATTCCTGGCAGTTTTTGTTGCTGGATTGATATTGTTGGTCATGGCAGCCATTAATTTTGACTTCTCCAACTCCGAAATTCCTCCTGGAGTGAATGAACCTGTGAAGCTTCGAATCATTCATGTAATTTTAATAAGCACAGCTGTGGTG GGAAAGATTTTGGAAAAGTTTGGCATCTGCAGTCAGATCAGCTTTGTTCGATACATGCATGGTATAAAGGCTCTGGGAGAAGACCAGAAGCTCTTCATTGAGGACCTGTGGTTTGAGAAAGTGGCTGTAAGGATTTACCAGCCCAAGGCTCCATCTGCCAGCCCAAGGAGAGGAGTTATGTTTTTCCATGGAGGAGGATGGGTTTTTGGAAGTCTTG AGACCCATGAAGGCCTGTGCCGCTCTCTTGCCCGAGGAAGTGAATCAGTGGTTATGTCCGTTGG GTATCGCTTGGCTCCTGAACACAAATACCCTGCTGCGTATGAAGACTGCCTCAATGCTACCGTACACTTTATGAGGAACGCAGAGCACTATGGGGTGGATCCTGCCCGTATCAGTGTCTGTGGGGACAGTGCTGGGGGCAATCTCGCTGCTGCCGTTAGCCAGACCCTGGCAGGTAGAGCAGACCTCCCCAGGCTGCGTGCTCAGATCCTGATCTACCCAATACTTCAGGCGCTGGACTTCAATTTGCCATCCTATAAGCAAAATCAGGGAGTCCCTCTCTTATTCCGAGAACGTGCTGCATTCTATGTGCTACAATACCTAAATGGGAACGCATCAAATGTGGAAGAAGTCCTGGAGGGTTCACATATTCCTATAGATATCAAATTAAATTATAGGAAGTGGGTGAGTGAAGATTACATCCCTGAAAAGTTTAAACTCAGAGGCTACAAGCCACATGTGTTACTCGACTGTTCAACCGAAGTTTATGAGACAGTGAAACGATTCTGTGAGCCCAACCTGTGCCCCCTGCTAGCTGAAGATGCTGTCGTTCACCAGCTGCCCGAGTCCTTCATCCTGACTTGCGAATACGACGTGCTGAGGGACGACGGCTTGCTGTACAAGAAGAGACTGGAGGACAATGGAGTTGGAGTGACCTGGTGCCACCTGGAGGACGGATTCCATGGAATCATCAACTCATTTAATAGCGAATGGCTATCGTTTTCGTCTGGAAAAAGGGGTCTGGACAATATTGTGAACTTCCTAAAAAGTGTATAG
- the LOC110408679 gene encoding arylacetamide deacetylase-like 4, which translates to MASIYKSLVVLGVIFISPVVISALFLGRLFYDFLHSELPPGIDQPLKLYFYHSVLITSMVLGKILEKLGICSDLSLLRLVVDGIPPWRDSELLIKDLKVDEVPLRIYQPKWPPTGKRRGILYFHGGAGTFGSIRAFERICRYIAKKCNSVVVSVGYRLAPEHPYPGQYFDCLNATLYFMRSLDEYHVDPSLIILGGDSCGANFATVICQILVNKKDLPKVRAQILFYPGLQGLNFQLPSYQQNASVPILSRKLVIYLCFRYLNRKPSYVEDIIQNCHVPESMKWKYKKWISADNIPDKFKIRGYKPQKHTLYKPEVHEAIKELLAMTFSPLLAEDAIICQLPESYIVTCEFDVLRDDGLLYKKRLEDNGIQVTWYHSESGFHGILAFFGYGIFSFLSGKKIMDNTVNYINSL; encoded by the exons ATGGCATCCATTTATAAAAGTTTAGTAGTGTTAGGAGTGATTTTCATTTCACCTGTTGTAATATCAGCACTGTTTTTGGGCAGGCTGTTCTATGACTTTCTCCATTCAGAACTGCCACCTGGAATTGACCAACCTCTGAAGCTTTACTTTTACCACTCGGTGCTGATTACTTCCATGGTGTTG gGAAAGATTTTGGAGAAGCTAGGGATCTGCAGTGATTTAAGCTTATTACGACTTGTGGTAGATGGAATACCACCATGGAGAGATTCAGAACTTCTTATCAAAGACCTCAAAGTAGATGAGGTACCACTGAGGATTTATCAGCCCAAGTGGCCACCTACTGGCAAAAGAAGAGGAATACTGTATTTTCATGGAGGAGCTGGCACATTTGGGAGCATCA GAGCCTTTGAAAGAATATGCCGCTATATTGCCAAAAAATGCAACTCAGTGGTTGTGTCCGTGGG CTATCGCCTGGCTCCTGAACACCCATATCCCGGGCAATATTTTGATTGTCTCAATGCTACCTTATACTTTATGAGGAGTTTAGATGAGTATCACGTGGATCCTTCTCTCATCATCCTTGGCGGTGACAGCTGTGGAGCTAATTTTGCTACGGTAATTTGCCAAATACTGGTGAATAAAAAAGATCTCCCAAAAGTACGTGCACAGATCTTGTTCTATCCAGGACTACAGGGGCTAAATTTTCAATTGCCTTCCTATCAGCAGAATGCGTCAGTGCCCATATTGTCCCGTAAGCTAGTCATCTACTTATGTTTTCGTTACCTTAATAGAAAACCATCATATGTGGAAGATATCATACAAAACTGCCATGTTCCAGAGAGcatgaaatggaaatacaaaaaatggATAAGTGCTGACAATATTCCTGATAAATTTAAGATTAGAGGCTACAAACCTCAGAAGCACACTTTATATAAACCTGAAGTCCACGAAGCAATCAAAGAGCTGTTAGCAATGACATTTTCCCCCCTTTTAGCTGAAGATGCCATCATTTGCCAGCTCCCTGAATCCTACATTGTGACCTGTGAGTTTGATGTGCTTCGAGATGATGGTCTGTTATACAAAAAGCGATTAGAGGACAATGGCATTCAAGTAACCTGGTATCATTCTGAGAGTGGTTTCCATGgaattttagcattttttgGCTAcgggattttttcctttttatctggaaaaaagaTAATGGATAATACTGTGAATTATATAAACAGCctataa
- the LOC110408677 gene encoding arylacetamide deacetylase-like 4 encodes MALPAAVLLLLLLLLLLLPLAALVLGTVLLGLPSYDIPPGVNQPAKLRLVLAVLLGTAALGRILEKTGLCSQITFGRYVRQGRRLRVDPKLFIQDLQFNKVPVRVYQPKATSHGQRRGVLFFHGGGWVFGSLDTYEKVCRYLSRESESVVVSVQYRLAPEHKYPAAYEDCLNATVHFMRNAEHYGVDPARISVCGDSAGGNLAAAVSQTLAGRADLPRLRAQILIYPGLQALDFNLPSYHQNRGVPLLFRERAAFFALQYLNGDASHMQEVLKGSHIPPEMRQKYRKWVSPDNIPEKFKVRGVKPLNPTDFMAEVYETVKRFCEPNLCPLLAEDAVVHQLPESFILTCEYDVLRDDGLLYKKRLEDNGVGVTWCHLEDGFHGIISLYDYGGLSFPSGKRGLDSVVNFLKGL; translated from the exons ATGGCGCTGCCGGCggcggtgctgctgctgctgctcctgctcctgctgctcctgcccctggCGGCGCTGGTGCTGGGCACCGTGCTGCTCGGGCTGCCCAGCTACGACATCCCGCCCGGGGTGAACCAGCCTGCCAAGCTGCGCCTGGTGCTGGCCGTCCTGCTGGGCACGGCGGCCCTG GGCAGGATTTTGGAGAAGACAGGACTTTGCAGCCAAATCACTTTCGGCCGATACGTGCGACAAGGACGGAGGCTGAGGGTGGACCCGAAGCTCTTTATCCAGGATCTGCAGTTTAACAAAGTGCCCGTGAGGGTGTACCAGCCCAAAGCCACATCTCATGGGCAAAGGAGAGGTGTCCTCTTCTTTCATGGAGGAGGATGGGTATTTGGAAGTCTCG atacCTATGAAAAAGTATGCCGCTACTTATCCAGAGAAAGTGAATCAGTAGTTGTATCCGTTCA GTATCGCTTGGCTCCTGAGCACAAATACCCTGCTGCGTATGAAGACTGCCTCAACGCTACCGTACACTTTATGAGGAACGCAGAGCACTATGGGGTGGATCCTGCCCGTATCAGTGTCTGTGGGGACAGTGCTGGGGGCAATCTAGCTGCTGCCGTTAGCCAGACCCTGGCAGGTAGAGCAGACCTCCCCAGGCTGCGTGCTCAGATCCTGATCTACCCAGGCCTTCAGGCCCTGGACTTCAATTTGCCATCCTATCATCAAAACCGGGGAGTTCCTCTCTTATTCCGAGAACGcgctgctttctttgctttgcagtaCTTAAACGGGGATGCATCTCATATGCAGGAGGTCTTGAAGGGCTCTCATATCCCTCCAGAAATGAGGCAGAAGTACAGGAAGTGGGTGAGTCCAGATAACATCCCTGAAAAATTTAAAGTCAGAGGAGTGAAGCCACTTAACCCCACTGATTTCATGGCTGAAGTTTATGAGACGGTGAAACGATTCTGTGAGCCCAACCTGTGCCCCCTGCTAGCTGAAGATGCTGTCGTTCACCAGCTGCCCGAGTCCTTCATCCTGACTTGCGAATACGACGTGCTGAGGGACGACGGCTTGCTGTACAAGAAGAGACTGGAGGACAATGGAGTTGGAGTGACCTGGTGCCACCTGGAGGACGGATTCCATGGAATCATAAGCCTGTATGATTATGGTGGGTTGTCGTTTCCATCCGGGAAAAGGGGACTGGACAGCGTTGTTAACTTCCTTAAAGGCTTATAG